One region of Azoarcus sp. CIB genomic DNA includes:
- a CDS encoding tryptophanase → MAEVKFFGGENIPLEMHKVRIVQKLALPPVERRLAAITEAGNNTFLLHNSEVFMDMLTDSGVNAMSDQQQAAMFIADDSYAGSATYTRLANKLQEIFGMTYFLPAHQGRACENILSQVLVSKGSVVPMNYHFTTTKAHITLNGGTVEELVADSGLEVVSVHPFKGNMDTGKLRDVIGLHGADKIAFVRMEAGTNLIGGQPFSLQNLVDIRKICDEHGLLLVLDASLLADNLHFIKQREADCKALDIREITRRIADQCDIIYFSARKLGCARGGGICIRSEDLYRRMRGLVPLYEGFLTYGGMSVREMEALTVGLEETMDEEVINQGPQFIAYMVDELQKRDIPVITPAGGLGCHVNAMKFVDHIPQAEYPAGALASALYIASGIRGMERGTLSEQREPDGREIFANMELVRLAMPRRVFTLSQVKYAIDRLEWLYAHRRLIGGLAFTEEPEILRFFYGRLRPVSDWQERLVAKFRADLGDSL, encoded by the coding sequence ATGGCGGAAGTGAAATTCTTTGGCGGCGAGAACATCCCGCTCGAAATGCACAAGGTCCGCATCGTCCAGAAGCTGGCGCTACCCCCGGTGGAGCGCCGGCTTGCGGCGATCACGGAAGCGGGAAACAACACCTTCCTGCTGCACAACTCGGAGGTGTTCATGGACATGCTCACCGACAGCGGTGTGAACGCCATGAGCGACCAGCAGCAGGCGGCAATGTTCATCGCCGACGACAGCTACGCGGGGAGTGCCACGTACACCCGCCTGGCGAACAAGCTGCAGGAAATCTTCGGCATGACCTACTTCCTGCCCGCCCACCAGGGACGGGCCTGCGAGAACATCCTGTCGCAGGTGCTGGTATCGAAGGGTTCGGTCGTACCGATGAACTATCACTTCACCACCACCAAGGCGCACATCACGCTCAACGGCGGCACGGTGGAGGAACTCGTTGCCGACTCGGGACTGGAAGTCGTCAGCGTGCATCCGTTCAAAGGCAACATGGACACCGGCAAACTGCGCGACGTGATCGGCTTGCACGGTGCGGACAAGATTGCCTTCGTGCGCATGGAAGCCGGCACCAACCTGATCGGCGGACAGCCGTTCTCGCTGCAGAACCTCGTCGACATCCGGAAGATCTGCGACGAGCATGGCCTGCTGCTGGTGCTGGATGCGAGCCTGCTCGCGGACAACCTGCACTTCATCAAGCAGCGCGAAGCCGACTGCAAGGCGCTCGACATTCGCGAGATCACGCGCCGGATCGCCGATCAGTGCGACATCATCTATTTCTCGGCGCGCAAGCTCGGATGCGCCCGCGGCGGCGGCATCTGCATCCGCAGCGAGGATCTGTATCGCCGGATGCGGGGGCTGGTGCCCCTATATGAAGGCTTCCTCACCTACGGCGGCATGTCGGTGCGCGAGATGGAGGCGCTCACCGTCGGGCTGGAAGAGACGATGGACGAGGAAGTGATCAACCAGGGTCCGCAGTTCATCGCCTACATGGTCGACGAATTGCAAAAGCGCGACATTCCGGTCATCACACCGGCCGGCGGACTGGGTTGCCACGTCAACGCGATGAAGTTCGTGGACCACATCCCGCAGGCCGAATACCCGGCCGGTGCGCTGGCTTCGGCACTGTATATCGCCAGCGGCATCCGCGGGATGGAGCGGGGAACGCTGTCCGAGCAGCGCGAGCCGGACGGGCGCGAGATCTTCGCGAACATGGAGCTCGTTCGCCTGGCGATGCCGCGACGGGTGTTCACACTGTCGCAGGTTAAATATGCGATCGACCGGCTGGAATGGCTGTACGCCCATCGCCGGCTCATCGGCGGCCTCGCGTTCACCGAGGAGCCGGAAATCCTGCGCTTCTTCTACGGCCGCCTGAGGCCGGTGTCGGACTGGCAGGAGAGGCTCGTCGCGAAGTTCCGCGCCGACCTGGGCGACAGCCTCTGA
- the rplM gene encoding 50S ribosomal protein L13, with product MKTFSAKPHEVKRDWFVVDAADKVLGRVAAEVARRLRGKHKPIYTPHVDTGDFIVVVNVEKLRVTGNKAQDKKYYRHTGYPGGIYETNFTKLQQRFPERVLEKAVKGMLPKGPLGYAMLKKLKCYAGAEHPHAAQQPKVLEI from the coding sequence ATGAAAACGTTTTCTGCCAAGCCGCACGAAGTCAAGCGCGACTGGTTTGTTGTCGACGCTGCGGACAAGGTGCTTGGCCGGGTCGCCGCCGAGGTAGCCCGCCGTCTGCGTGGCAAGCACAAACCCATTTACACGCCGCACGTCGACACCGGCGACTTCATCGTCGTGGTCAACGTCGAGAAGCTGCGTGTCACCGGTAACAAGGCGCAAGACAAGAAGTACTACCGCCATACCGGTTACCCGGGCGGAATCTACGAAACCAACTTCACCAAGCTGCAGCAGCGCTTCCCGGAACGCGTGCTCGAAAAGGCGGTGAAGGGCATGCTGCCGAAGGGGCCGCTGGGTTACGCCATGCTGAAGAAGCTGAAGTGCTACGCGGGTGCCGAGCATCCGCATGCCGCTCAGCAGCCCAAAGTTCTCGAGATCTGA
- the rpsI gene encoding 30S ribosomal protein S9: MAVTYNYGTGRRKTAVARVFIKPGSGNIVVNGKPLDEFFSRETGRMIVRQPLTLTENANRFDIMVNVTGGGESGQAGAVRHGITRALIEYDAELKPVLRKAGFVTRDAREVERKKVGFRKARRRKQFSKR, encoded by the coding sequence ATGGCTGTGACTTACAATTACGGCACTGGCCGCCGCAAGACTGCGGTTGCCCGTGTTTTCATCAAGCCGGGTTCCGGCAACATCGTCGTCAATGGCAAGCCCCTGGACGAGTTCTTCTCGCGTGAAACGGGTCGCATGATCGTGCGCCAGCCGCTCACGCTGACCGAGAACGCAAACCGCTTCGACATCATGGTGAACGTTACCGGTGGTGGCGAGTCGGGTCAGGCGGGTGCCGTTCGTCACGGCATCACCCGTGCGCTGATCGAATACGATGCCGAACTGAAGCCGGTGCTGCGCAAGGCCGGTTTCGTGACGCGCGACGCCCGCGAAGTCGAACGGAAGAAGGTCGGTTTCCGCAAGGCCCGTCGCCGCAAGCAGTTCTCCAAGCGCTGA
- the argC gene encoding N-acetyl-gamma-glutamyl-phosphate reductase — MIKVGVVGGTGYTGVELLRLLARHPDVQLHAITSRGDAGMAVSEMFPSLRGRVDLHFVTPAEAELDRCDAVFFATPNGIAMQQARELVDKGVRVIDLAADFRIRDVAEWQKWYGMTHAAPELVAEAVYGLPERNREQIRSARVLANPGCYPTAVQLGFLPLIEAGVADLSHLIADAKSGVSGAGRKAEVHTLFAESADSFKAYGVPGHRHLPEIRQGLVGMAGKAVGLTFVPHLTPMIRGIHATLYVRLTQDVDVQGLFESRYRTEPFVDVMPAGSHPETRSVRASNMCRIAVHRPQGGDVVVVLSVIDNLVKGAAGQAVQNMNIMFGFDETLGLDIVPVSP; from the coding sequence ATGATCAAGGTTGGTGTCGTCGGCGGTACGGGTTATACGGGTGTCGAACTGCTCAGGTTGCTCGCGCGTCACCCCGACGTTCAGTTGCATGCGATCACTTCGCGTGGCGACGCGGGCATGGCCGTGTCCGAGATGTTCCCGAGCCTGCGCGGCCGCGTCGATCTGCACTTCGTTACGCCCGCCGAGGCCGAGCTCGACCGCTGCGACGCCGTGTTCTTTGCCACGCCCAACGGCATCGCGATGCAACAGGCACGCGAACTCGTCGACAAGGGCGTACGCGTCATCGACCTTGCTGCCGACTTTCGTATTCGCGACGTCGCCGAATGGCAGAAGTGGTACGGTATGACGCACGCAGCCCCCGAGCTCGTTGCCGAAGCCGTGTACGGACTGCCCGAGCGCAACCGCGAGCAGATCCGTTCGGCTCGCGTGCTCGCCAATCCCGGCTGCTACCCCACGGCCGTGCAACTTGGCTTCCTGCCGCTGATCGAGGCCGGCGTGGCGGACCTCTCGCATCTGATTGCCGACGCCAAGTCGGGCGTCTCGGGTGCCGGACGCAAGGCAGAGGTGCATACGCTCTTCGCCGAGTCCGCCGATAGTTTCAAGGCGTACGGAGTCCCGGGGCATCGCCATCTGCCGGAAATCCGCCAGGGGCTGGTCGGCATGGCCGGCAAGGCGGTCGGCCTGACCTTCGTGCCACATCTCACGCCGATGATTCGCGGTATCCACGCGACGCTGTATGTCCGGCTCACGCAGGATGTTGACGTGCAAGGCCTGTTCGAATCGCGCTATCGCACCGAGCCTTTTGTCGACGTAATGCCGGCGGGCAGCCATCCCGAAACCCGCTCGGTGCGCGCGAGCAACATGTGCCGCATCGCCGTCCACCGTCCGCAGGGCGGCGATGTCGTCGTCGTCCTGTCGGTCATCGACAACCTCGTCAAAGGGGCGGCCGGGCAGGCGGTGCAGAACATGAACATCATGTTCGGTTTCGATGAAACCCTGGGGCTCGACATCGTGCCCGTCAGTCCCTGA
- the erpA gene encoding iron-sulfur cluster insertion protein ErpA: MNTAVETPELLVFTDSAASKVKELIEEEGNPELKLRVFVSGGGCSGFQYGFTFDEEVNEDDTAFEKNGVTLLIDSMSYQYLVGAEIDYSEGLEGSQFVIRNPNATSTCGCGSSFSA; this comes from the coding sequence ATGAATACTGCAGTCGAAACGCCGGAACTGCTTGTCTTCACCGACAGCGCGGCAAGCAAGGTCAAGGAACTGATCGAGGAAGAAGGCAATCCCGAACTCAAGCTGCGCGTTTTCGTCAGCGGCGGTGGCTGCTCGGGCTTCCAGTACGGCTTCACTTTCGACGAGGAAGTGAACGAGGACGACACCGCATTCGAGAAGAACGGTGTGACCCTGCTGATCGATTCGATGAGCTACCAGTATCTGGTCGGCGCCGAGATCGACTATTCGGAAGGGCTCGAAGGGTCCCAGTTCGTCATCCGCAATCCGAACGCGACGAGCACCTGCGGCTGCGGATCGTCCTTCTCCGCCTGA
- a CDS encoding M23 family metallopeptidase, which produces MQARKVRILAELNDILPSGRKRWAVGALVGTSLLGVVAATAVPPGMPQVSIATESVVERLGPIASPVADPTDLPFVFDERVRPGDTIQAILRRVGANDLEVLDYLNQPEGLQAQRQLRAGRSVLATVQANGRIAFLSLPVAGGDERYTVERTAAGIESRTFSAATLDVNIEMRSGTIRQTLFGATDASGIPDSVATKLAEIFGTEIDFSSDLRRGDRFSIVYESLHDQGMPAGAGRILAAEFVNDGKRHTVVLHRDEDGSDAYFTPDGRGLNQAFLRYPLEFSRISSNFGGRMHPIHKRWKAHKGTDFAAATGTPVKAASNGVVEFAGSQGGYGNTVVIQHRDGYESAYAHLNGFAKGLRKGQRVRQGDVIGYVGSTGWSTGAHLHFEVRVNGVAHDPMKIALPTTQPLGSGALASFRRDTAPLLERLALLDRTTVARAD; this is translated from the coding sequence ATGCAGGCACGAAAAGTCAGGATTCTAGCCGAACTCAACGACATCCTCCCCTCCGGACGCAAGCGGTGGGCCGTCGGCGCGCTGGTCGGCACGTCGCTACTGGGCGTCGTTGCCGCCACAGCCGTCCCCCCGGGGATGCCTCAAGTGTCCATCGCCACCGAGTCGGTCGTCGAACGTCTCGGGCCGATTGCATCGCCTGTCGCCGACCCCACGGATCTGCCGTTCGTCTTCGACGAGCGCGTGCGTCCCGGCGACACGATACAGGCGATCCTGCGGCGAGTAGGCGCCAATGATCTGGAAGTACTGGACTACCTGAACCAGCCGGAAGGATTGCAGGCTCAGAGACAGTTGCGGGCCGGTCGATCCGTCCTAGCGACCGTACAGGCGAACGGCAGGATTGCATTCCTGAGCCTGCCGGTCGCGGGCGGCGATGAACGCTACACGGTGGAGCGTACCGCTGCCGGCATCGAATCGCGCACATTCAGCGCGGCAACGCTCGACGTTAACATCGAGATGCGGTCGGGGACGATCCGCCAGACACTGTTCGGCGCAACCGACGCGTCGGGGATCCCCGACAGCGTCGCGACGAAGCTTGCGGAAATTTTTGGCACCGAAATCGACTTCAGTAGCGACCTGCGGCGTGGAGACCGCTTCAGCATCGTGTATGAGTCGCTGCACGATCAGGGCATGCCGGCGGGAGCCGGCCGCATCCTGGCGGCCGAGTTCGTCAATGACGGCAAGCGCCACACGGTCGTACTACATCGGGACGAGGACGGTTCCGACGCGTATTTCACCCCCGACGGACGAGGGCTTAACCAGGCCTTCCTGCGCTATCCGCTCGAGTTCTCGCGCATCTCTTCCAACTTCGGGGGCCGCATGCACCCGATCCACAAACGCTGGAAGGCGCATAAGGGTACGGATTTCGCGGCAGCGACGGGAACCCCGGTGAAGGCGGCATCAAACGGAGTCGTCGAATTCGCGGGCAGCCAGGGTGGCTATGGGAACACCGTCGTGATCCAGCACCGTGACGGCTATGAAAGCGCCTACGCACACCTCAACGGCTTCGCGAAGGGGCTGCGCAAGGGCCAGCGCGTCCGCCAAGGCGATGTGATCGGCTATGTCGGATCTACCGGATGGTCGACGGGCGCGCACCTGCACTTCGAGGTCCGCGTGAACGGCGTCGCGCACGATCCGATGAAGATCGCGCTACCGACCACCCAGCCGCTCGGGAGTGGCGCGCTTGCAAGCTTCCGTCGTGACACTGCACCGCTGCTCGAGCGCCTGGCGCTGCTTGATCGCACGACGGTGGCGCGAGCGGACTGA
- the tyrS gene encoding tyrosine--tRNA ligase: MTDVQGTLELIKRGADELLIEAELVDKLKSGRPLRVKAGFDPTAPDLHLGHTVLINKLRHFQDLGHQVMFLIGDFTGMIGDPSGKNATRPPLSREQIMENARTYQDQVFKILDPEKTEICFNSAWMESLGSAGMIRLASRSTVARMLERDDFAKRYAANQPISIHEFLYPLCQGYDSVAMRADIELGGTDQKFNLLMGRELQKHEGQVPQCVLMMPLLEGLDGVNKMSKSLGNYIGIAEGPREIFGKLMSISDDLMWRYYELLSFRSISEIARLRADAEAGRNPRDIKVMLAMELVARFHDEAAAEDARAEFEARFQRGVLPEDMPEVNVAVGAEGMPVFQVIRQAGLTGTTSEAMRMIEQGAVRLDGDRVEDKGLVLQAGTTVVLQVGKRKFATVHLG, translated from the coding sequence ATGACTGACGTACAGGGAACCCTCGAACTGATCAAGCGGGGTGCCGACGAGTTGCTGATAGAGGCCGAGCTTGTCGACAAGCTGAAATCCGGCCGTCCGCTCCGGGTGAAGGCCGGCTTCGACCCTACCGCGCCCGATCTGCACCTTGGTCACACGGTCCTCATCAACAAGCTGCGTCACTTCCAGGATCTGGGACACCAGGTGATGTTCCTCATCGGCGACTTCACCGGCATGATTGGGGACCCGTCGGGCAAGAACGCCACCCGTCCGCCCTTGTCGCGCGAGCAGATCATGGAAAATGCGCGCACCTATCAGGACCAGGTGTTCAAGATCCTCGATCCGGAAAAGACCGAGATTTGCTTCAACTCGGCGTGGATGGAATCCCTCGGTTCGGCCGGGATGATCCGCCTGGCCTCACGCAGCACCGTCGCACGCATGCTCGAGCGCGATGACTTTGCCAAGCGCTACGCCGCCAACCAGCCGATCTCCATTCACGAATTCCTGTATCCGCTGTGTCAGGGCTACGACTCGGTCGCGATGCGTGCGGACATCGAACTCGGCGGCACCGACCAGAAGTTCAACCTGCTGATGGGGCGCGAACTGCAGAAGCACGAGGGCCAGGTGCCGCAGTGCGTCCTGATGATGCCGCTCCTTGAGGGTCTGGACGGCGTGAACAAGATGTCCAAGTCGCTCGGCAACTACATCGGGATCGCCGAAGGTCCGCGAGAGATCTTCGGCAAGCTGATGTCGATTTCGGACGACCTCATGTGGCGCTACTACGAGCTGCTGTCCTTCCGTTCGATCAGCGAGATCGCCCGGTTGCGCGCTGACGCAGAGGCGGGGCGCAATCCGCGCGACATCAAGGTCATGCTGGCGATGGAACTGGTTGCGCGCTTTCATGACGAAGCGGCGGCCGAGGATGCGCGCGCGGAATTCGAGGCACGCTTCCAGCGCGGCGTGCTTCCCGAGGACATGCCCGAGGTGAATGTGGCCGTAGGTGCCGAAGGGATGCCCGTCTTCCAGGTTATCAGGCAGGCCGGTCTTACCGGGACGACGTCGGAGGCCATGCGCATGATCGAACAGGGGGCGGTGCGACTCGACGGCGATCGCGTCGAAGACAAAGGTCTGGTGCTGCAGGCAGGGACGACCGTGGTGCTGCAGGTGGGCAAGCGCAAGTTCGCGACCGTGCATCTGGGCTGA
- a CDS encoding EAL domain-containing protein — translation MKFRSLFGTGAALRPGSLGAIVFVVALGAAALFVAQSERESQRIRRAEIADLSGDKAHEIESAVRHGLTATFALAALVRQGRGVIPDFDAVATEMLRYYPGADSLQLAPGGVIRQVVPLAENARAIGHDLLADPARNKEAFRARDTGELTLAGPFDLMQGGIGAVGRLPVFLDDESGRTRFWGFTTVLIRFPQVLGKAQLPQLVKRGLHYQLWRVHPDTGLKQVIAASSEESLIDPVDRAVMMPNGAWTLSVAPIDGWTYKSALSLKLLLGFIFSALLGWLAKQMGELRFHRYRLQTLVDERTSALAARESKLGALIGSLPDQLFVLDEPGRIVEVHSPDPALLPMVPHELPGRAYGEVFPKPVARAVSAALAAIRKDGLRHEFEYALDLPGGARQFSASMSQLSRSDGAPAGFIALVRDVSERKLAEEKMREAMVVFDASSQGIMTADAAGVITSVNPAFCSITGYSADEVIGQTPSMFKSGRHDPAFYKNMWATLETTGRWEGEVWNRRKAGDVYPQWLTISAVRDESGKLIKYVSIFSDMTRRKQREEVIWRQANFDALTGLANRNLLNDRLERALAHSRRTGKKAGLVFLDLDGFKWINDTLGHDVGDEMLIEVAARLKDCVRQQDTVARLGGDEFTLVVDDIEDVENLQTVGDKVLRIIRAPFLLAGANRYVSCSLGITVFPDDGDNVQTLLRNADIAMYQSKQLGKNRCQFYSPDMQEAARLRVQLEAELRVAIERRQFVLYYQPIIDAGSGCVSGAEALVRWQHPSRGLVAPDEFIAIAEDTGMILPIGAWVLDEALRQANEWLAQGLSPLRMAVNVSGVQFREQGLLDLIVQASRKSGFDKIELVLEITESVLMQSSDATEAVMREIGQLGVRYSLDDFGTGYSSLSYLKRFPVDQVKIDRSFVSDCLEDKNDALLVEAIINMAHSLGLKVTAEGVETESQREFLCARHCDYLQGYLVSKPLPADEFRLFAIGCRAGNE, via the coding sequence ATGAAGTTCCGGTCATTGTTCGGTACGGGCGCCGCCTTGCGCCCCGGCTCCCTGGGCGCAATCGTCTTTGTGGTTGCCCTCGGGGCCGCTGCCCTGTTTGTCGCGCAGTCGGAGCGCGAGAGCCAACGTATCCGACGTGCCGAAATCGCCGACCTGAGCGGCGACAAGGCCCACGAAATCGAGAGTGCAGTTCGCCACGGCCTGACTGCAACTTTTGCCCTTGCAGCCCTTGTCAGGCAGGGAAGGGGTGTCATCCCCGATTTCGATGCCGTGGCGACCGAGATGCTCCGCTACTACCCCGGTGCCGATTCCCTTCAGCTTGCGCCCGGCGGTGTGATTCGGCAGGTCGTTCCGCTCGCCGAGAACGCACGTGCGATAGGACACGATCTGCTCGCGGATCCTGCCCGGAACAAGGAAGCTTTTCGCGCTCGGGATACCGGCGAGCTCACCCTTGCCGGGCCGTTCGACCTGATGCAGGGCGGTATCGGTGCGGTCGGCCGCCTGCCGGTGTTCCTCGACGACGAGAGTGGCCGGACGCGGTTCTGGGGCTTCACCACGGTACTGATCCGTTTCCCCCAGGTCCTTGGCAAGGCCCAGCTGCCCCAGCTCGTGAAGCGCGGGCTGCATTACCAGCTTTGGCGCGTGCACCCCGATACCGGGCTGAAGCAGGTCATTGCGGCGTCTTCCGAGGAGTCGCTCATTGATCCGGTGGATCGTGCGGTCATGATGCCGAACGGCGCATGGACACTCAGCGTCGCCCCGATCGACGGCTGGACGTACAAATCGGCACTGTCACTCAAGCTGCTCCTGGGATTCATCTTCAGTGCGCTCCTCGGCTGGCTGGCGAAACAGATGGGCGAGCTGAGATTTCATCGTTACCGGTTGCAGACCCTGGTCGACGAGCGCACGTCCGCGCTGGCGGCGCGTGAATCCAAGCTGGGTGCGCTGATCGGGTCGCTACCCGACCAGTTGTTCGTGCTCGATGAGCCGGGGCGGATCGTCGAGGTTCATTCACCTGATCCTGCGCTTCTTCCGATGGTTCCGCACGAGCTTCCGGGCCGCGCATACGGCGAGGTGTTCCCGAAACCGGTCGCGCGCGCGGTCAGCGCGGCGCTGGCGGCCATCCGCAAGGATGGGCTGCGGCACGAGTTCGAGTATGCGCTGGACCTCCCGGGCGGGGCTCGGCAGTTCAGTGCGTCGATGAGTCAGCTCTCGCGCAGCGACGGAGCGCCGGCTGGTTTCATCGCGCTCGTGCGGGACGTTTCCGAACGCAAACTGGCTGAAGAAAAGATGCGCGAGGCCATGGTGGTCTTCGACGCATCCAGTCAGGGGATCATGACCGCGGATGCGGCGGGCGTCATAACCTCCGTGAACCCCGCCTTCTGCTCCATCACGGGGTATTCGGCGGATGAGGTTATCGGGCAGACGCCGTCGATGTTCAAGTCCGGGCGTCACGATCCTGCTTTCTACAAGAACATGTGGGCGACCCTCGAGACGACTGGCCGCTGGGAGGGCGAGGTCTGGAATCGGCGGAAGGCTGGTGACGTCTATCCGCAGTGGCTGACCATCTCTGCCGTGCGTGACGAGTCGGGAAAGCTCATCAAGTATGTATCGATTTTCAGCGACATGACGCGGCGCAAGCAGCGCGAGGAGGTCATCTGGCGGCAGGCGAATTTCGATGCCCTTACCGGCCTCGCCAACCGCAATTTGCTGAATGATCGACTCGAGCGCGCGCTGGCGCATAGCCGCCGGACGGGCAAGAAAGCCGGTCTGGTGTTCCTCGATCTCGACGGGTTCAAGTGGATCAACGACACCCTCGGCCACGACGTCGGTGACGAGATGCTCATTGAGGTCGCCGCCCGCCTCAAGGACTGCGTCCGTCAGCAGGATACGGTCGCACGGCTCGGGGGCGATGAATTCACCCTTGTCGTCGATGACATCGAAGATGTCGAAAATCTCCAGACCGTCGGCGACAAAGTGTTGCGGATCATACGCGCCCCTTTCCTGCTTGCCGGAGCGAACCGTTACGTTTCGTGCAGTCTGGGAATCACGGTGTTCCCCGACGACGGTGATAACGTGCAGACCCTGCTACGCAACGCCGACATCGCGATGTATCAGTCCAAGCAGTTGGGCAAGAATCGCTGTCAGTTCTACTCGCCGGACATGCAGGAGGCCGCCCGTCTGCGGGTACAACTGGAGGCCGAGCTGCGTGTAGCCATCGAGCGCCGCCAGTTCGTCCTTTATTACCAGCCCATCATCGACGCAGGAAGCGGTTGCGTGAGCGGCGCCGAAGCGCTCGTGCGTTGGCAGCATCCCTCGCGTGGTCTCGTCGCCCCGGACGAATTCATCGCCATCGCCGAAGATACCGGAATGATTCTCCCGATCGGCGCGTGGGTGCTCGACGAAGCTTTGCGGCAGGCGAACGAATGGCTGGCGCAGGGATTGTCTCCTCTCCGGATGGCGGTCAACGTTTCGGGCGTCCAGTTCCGGGAACAGGGTCTGCTCGACCTGATCGTGCAGGCCAGCCGGAAATCCGGATTCGACAAGATCGAACTTGTGCTGGAAATCACTGAGTCCGTGCTGATGCAGAGCAGCGATGCCACGGAAGCCGTCATGCGCGAAATCGGTCAGCTAGGCGTCCGATACTCGCTCGATGACTTCGGGACCGGCTATTCATCGCTGTCATACCTGAAGCGCTTTCCCGTCGATCAGGTAAAGATTGATCGTAGCTTCGTCAGCGATTGTCTCGAAGACAAGAACGATGCCCTCCTTGTCGAGGCAATCATCAACATGGCGCATAGCCTCGGACTCAAAGTCACGGCGGAAGGGGTCGAAACCGAATCGCAGCGCGAGTTCCTCTGCGCGCGCCATTGCGATTACCTGCAGGGCTACCTTGTGAGTAAGCCCCTGCCGGCGGACGAATTCCGACTGTTCGCAATCGGATGCAGGGCGGGGAACGAATAA
- the cbpA gene encoding modified peptide precursor CbpA, producing MARVPLSALGSAAAEPFLFLCLDKQENRMPSTDIKQQAAKIAVSGAANTAVCGAEAKPAIIATRKRCEAEGVGLSHYVLMDRKAVR from the coding sequence ATGGCAAGGGTTCCGCTGTCCGCACTTGGCAGTGCGGCAGCGGAGCCCTTTTTGTTTTTGTGTTTGGACAAACAGGAGAATCGGATGCCTTCGACTGATATCAAGCAACAAGCCGCGAAAATCGCAGTTTCCGGTGCAGCAAACACCGCTGTGTGTGGCGCCGAAGCGAAGCCGGCAATCATCGCCACCCGCAAGCGTTGCGAGGCGGAAGGGGTGGGACTGTCCCATTACGTCCTGATGGACCGCAAGGCGGTGCGATGA